The DNA sequence TCGATGGTGTAGGGATCGTGCAGGTTCCCGCCTGGCACTCCAGCAGCGATGGAAAGTACAGCATAGGCAACGCCTCAGGATACATCGTAAAACTCGACGGAAAGACGATATATCACGCCGGGGACACCTTCGTCTTCTCCGACATGGCCCTGTTCAGTGAGCTTTACGGGCCGATTGACGTTGCCCTCCTCCCAATAGGCGGCCACTTCACGATGGGGCCGAGGGAGGCCGCTAAGGCCGTTGAGCTGCTGAAGCCAGGAAAGGTCGTTCCGATGCACTACAACACCTGGCCCCCGATTTCCGCCGACCCGGAGGAGTTCCAGGGGCTCGTCGGGGACGGAGCGGAGGTCTATATACTCAAACCCGGTGAGGTCCTGGAGCTTTGAAAAAGCTTTTTAAGCTTCCTCCCCCACCCTTTTTAGGTGATAAAATGGTTAGACGGGCCCTTGCACTGGTATTCATCCTCGTAATTGCATCGTCGTTTGTTATACCCCTAATAGGGGCCC is a window from the Thermococcus sp. genome containing:
- a CDS encoding metal-dependent hydrolase, whose product is MVQIRFLGHAAFEVAGSKRILIDPFLTGNPQAAAKPEELNADLILVTHAHGDHIGDAVEIAKRTGAKIVAMFDVANYLVENNDGITTIGMNYGPTEIDGVGIVQVPAWHSSSDGKYSIGNASGYIVKLDGKTIYHAGDTFVFSDMALFSELYGPIDVALLPIGGHFTMGPREAAKAVELLKPGKVVPMHYNTWPPISADPEEFQGLVGDGAEVYILKPGEVLEL